A genomic window from Paraburkholderia phytofirmans OLGA172 includes:
- a CDS encoding tyrosine-type recombinase/integrase → MSVSPISPETAMNRQTKAAPSFAALVQAWFAEYLTQQRALSEQTVAAYRDSFVLFLDFVEASLGKPPARMALADMTPELIMAFLDHLERQRHNCVRTRNARLAALRSFLKFAAHRDVASLQVIERALGVPVKRFERPMFSYLSREEMLTVIGTPSGSWLSQRDHLLFLLMYNTGARVSEITGVKVADVVLDDSSACIHLRGKGRKQRSVPLWRSTVKAVRAWLRINPEFQPTSSLLPNRNGHAMTRANVALRLTLAARNAAHSSPGLAERHVSPHTIRHYMPFRIMSCNRVTARFLGQMADAG, encoded by the coding sequence TTGAGCGTTTCGCCGATCTCGCCGGAGACGGCAATGAATAGGCAAACTAAGGCTGCGCCTTCGTTTGCCGCGCTCGTGCAAGCCTGGTTCGCCGAATACCTGACCCAGCAGCGGGCACTCAGCGAGCAAACCGTTGCAGCCTATCGCGATAGCTTCGTACTCTTCCTTGACTTCGTCGAGGCGAGCCTGGGCAAGCCGCCAGCCAGGATGGCACTCGCCGATATGACGCCGGAACTGATCATGGCCTTCCTCGATCATCTTGAACGCCAAAGGCACAATTGTGTGCGCACTCGCAATGCACGTCTGGCAGCGCTGCGCTCGTTCCTGAAGTTTGCCGCGCACCGCGATGTCGCGTCGCTACAGGTGATTGAGCGCGCCCTGGGCGTTCCGGTCAAGCGCTTCGAGCGCCCGATGTTTAGTTATCTGTCGCGCGAGGAGATGCTAACGGTGATCGGTACGCCCAGCGGTTCCTGGCTGAGCCAACGGGATCACCTTCTGTTCCTGCTGATGTACAACACCGGAGCGCGCGTCTCGGAGATTACCGGGGTGAAAGTCGCGGACGTGGTCCTTGATGACAGTTCTGCCTGCATTCATTTGCGCGGTAAAGGACGCAAGCAGCGCAGTGTGCCGCTTTGGCGCTCTACCGTGAAGGCGGTACGGGCATGGTTACGGATCAATCCGGAATTCCAGCCGACATCGTCACTGCTTCCGAATCGGAACGGTCACGCAATGACGAGAGCCAATGTCGCGTTGAGGCTGACATTGGCTGCCAGGAACGCAGCCCATTCCTCTCCCGGTCTGGCAGAGCGGCACGTATCGCCCCATACCATCCGCCACTATATGCCCTTCCGAATTATGTCTTGTAATCGCGTGACGGCGCGCTTTTTAGGCCAAATGGCCGATGCCGGATAG
- a CDS encoding alkene reductase — protein sequence MTKHLFNPIKLGRLALGHRVAMAPLTRSRAGRPDNVPTDLNVEYYRQRASAALIVSEATQISQQGQGYAWTPGIHTEEQIEGWRAVSKAVHEEGGHMFLQLWHVGRVSHPVFQPNGGLPVAPTAMPVPGKTFILDEAGNGVWSDVPVPQELTVEGIRDIVADYRRAATNAIAAGMDGVEIHAGNGYLLDQFINSSSNHRQDSYGGSIENRARLLLEVVAAVSDEVGPQNVAVRLTPMGRFMGMGDETPEATFGYIVRKLNDYGLAYLHLVEPAMVGTVKDENFDPRWDAIIKLLRDEYKGVLMIAGGYDRETAEKAIASGRADIVAFGRPFIANPDLPARLRDGHPLNAADSSSFFGGDVAGYTDYPAMN from the coding sequence ATGACGAAGCACCTCTTTAACCCGATCAAACTCGGCCGGCTCGCCCTTGGCCATCGCGTCGCGATGGCGCCCCTGACGCGCTCGCGTGCTGGCCGACCGGACAATGTGCCGACGGACCTGAACGTCGAATACTATCGGCAACGCGCCAGCGCGGCGCTGATCGTGAGTGAAGCAACGCAGATCTCACAGCAAGGCCAGGGTTATGCGTGGACACCGGGTATCCACACGGAAGAGCAGATTGAAGGCTGGCGTGCTGTCAGCAAGGCTGTGCATGAAGAAGGCGGTCACATGTTCCTCCAGTTGTGGCACGTCGGCCGTGTATCGCATCCGGTGTTCCAGCCCAATGGCGGCCTGCCTGTTGCACCTACCGCCATGCCGGTTCCCGGGAAGACGTTCATTCTTGACGAAGCCGGCAACGGTGTATGGAGCGACGTACCGGTACCGCAGGAACTGACCGTCGAAGGCATTCGTGACATCGTCGCCGACTACCGGCGTGCCGCAACCAATGCGATCGCGGCCGGCATGGATGGTGTCGAAATTCATGCTGGGAACGGCTATTTGCTGGACCAGTTCATCAACAGCAGTAGCAACCATCGGCAGGATAGCTACGGCGGCAGCATCGAAAATCGCGCGCGACTCCTGCTTGAAGTCGTGGCTGCGGTCAGCGACGAAGTGGGTCCGCAAAACGTCGCTGTTCGCCTGACCCCGATGGGCCGTTTCATGGGTATGGGTGACGAAACGCCTGAGGCAACGTTCGGCTATATTGTGCGAAAGCTCAATGACTACGGCCTCGCCTATTTGCATCTCGTCGAGCCAGCTATGGTTGGTACGGTGAAGGACGAGAATTTCGACCCGCGCTGGGACGCCATCATCAAATTGCTGCGAGACGAATATAAGGGCGTGTTGATGATCGCTGGCGGCTATGACCGTGAAACCGCCGAAAAAGCGATCGCCAGCGGCCGAGCTGATATCGTCGCGTTTGGACGCCCTTTTATCGCAAACCCGGATTTGCCGGCCCGCCTGCGCGACGGACACCCGCTGAATGCCGCCGACAGCAGCAGCTTCTTCGGCGGTGATGTTGCCGGCTATACAGATTACCCGGCCATGAACTGA
- a CDS encoding tyrosine-type recombinase/integrase, with protein sequence MSARISLQQRIDDYLAERRSLGFELRSRDTLLASFARYVAERHHRGPLTADLMTDWARQDKWHRDTPATWAARLAIVRHFARYLKQFEPDIEIPEEPVFGPERGRVAPHIFHEDEIVALLAAACRLDPKGSLRPVTYETLFGLMASTGLRVSEAIHLRDADVDLKHGMLTIRQTKFAKSRQLPIHPGTVAALKRYRRQRMQQVATSPDMSFLISSRGRRLGQPLGERQAHRVFNSLRDSLGWVNRGAHTAPRLHDLRHTFAVRRMMLWHAEGTDIDQMMLALSTYMGHAEIFYTYWYLTAVPELMALAGGKFERFADLAGDGNE encoded by the coding sequence ATGAGCGCGCGCATCAGCTTGCAGCAGCGGATCGACGACTACCTCGCCGAGAGACGCTCCTTGGGATTTGAGTTGCGCTCGCGGGACACGCTCCTGGCCAGTTTCGCCCGTTACGTCGCCGAGCGGCATCACCGTGGCCCACTTACGGCCGACCTCATGACGGATTGGGCCCGACAGGATAAATGGCACCGTGACACGCCGGCAACCTGGGCGGCCCGGTTGGCGATAGTTCGCCACTTCGCCCGCTACCTGAAGCAGTTCGAACCGGATATCGAAATCCCCGAGGAGCCGGTCTTCGGTCCTGAGCGCGGACGTGTTGCCCCACATATCTTCCACGAGGACGAAATCGTTGCGTTGCTGGCGGCGGCCTGCCGGCTCGATCCAAAGGGAAGTCTCCGGCCAGTTACCTACGAGACCTTGTTCGGCCTGATGGCCTCGACTGGCCTGCGGGTCTCCGAGGCCATTCATTTGCGCGATGCCGACGTCGATCTCAAGCATGGGATGCTGACCATCCGACAGACCAAGTTCGCCAAGTCGCGACAGTTGCCGATCCATCCGGGCACCGTTGCTGCGTTAAAGCGCTACCGACGGCAGCGCATGCAGCAGGTTGCCACTAGCCCTGACATGTCGTTTCTGATCAGCAGTCGTGGTCGGCGACTGGGACAGCCCCTTGGGGAGCGACAGGCTCATCGTGTCTTCAACTCGCTACGTGACAGCCTTGGCTGGGTGAACCGCGGCGCGCATACGGCGCCACGGCTTCATGATCTGCGGCATACCTTCGCCGTGCGACGCATGATGCTCTGGCATGCCGAGGGCACCGACATCGATCAGATGATGCTGGCGCTGTCGACCTACATGGGCCATGCCGAGATCTTCTACACGTACTGGTATCTGACAGCTGTTCCGGAATTGATGGCCTTGGCCGGCGGCAAGTTTGAGCGTTTCGCCGATCTCGCCGGAGACGGCAATGAATAG
- a CDS encoding IS30 family transposase → MGKIYEHLSAEERGVIFAMKLEDRTLSAIALALQRSRSTISRELRRNNWKPKHERGALGRPPVAGGYNATSAGRRATQLRHKPRRERKLQPEGALWAEVREHLDECHSPEQISAELKRNHPDKPALNASHETIYNAIYAMPRGELKRELVGLLRQGRSARKPRTRGEDRRGKLVDMASIHIRPPEANERQIAGHWEGDLIKGAGNGSAVGTLIDRSTLFVMLVKMEDSTAEAALKAYSAAFAPLDPELLKTLTYDQGKEMALHKKLAETTGIKVYFCDPHSPWQRGICENTNGLLRQFLPKGTDLSKFSQRELDAIALNLNRRPRKTLGWRRPGEVFIDNCAKQGIVIDPAVELGI, encoded by the coding sequence ATGGGAAAAATATACGAACATCTGAGCGCCGAAGAGCGCGGCGTGATCTTCGCAATGAAGCTCGAGGACCGTACCTTAAGCGCAATTGCACTGGCTTTGCAGCGCTCGCGGAGCACGATCAGTCGGGAGTTGAGGCGCAATAACTGGAAGCCGAAGCACGAACGCGGCGCACTGGGCAGGCCGCCAGTTGCGGGTGGATACAATGCAACATCCGCTGGGCGCCGGGCAACGCAGCTTCGCCATAAGCCGCGTCGCGAGCGGAAGCTTCAGCCTGAAGGAGCCCTTTGGGCTGAAGTGCGTGAGCACCTGGATGAGTGTCATTCACCTGAACAGATTTCCGCCGAACTCAAACGCAATCATCCGGACAAACCTGCCTTGAACGCGTCGCACGAGACCATCTACAACGCCATCTACGCCATGCCGCGCGGCGAGCTCAAGCGCGAGCTGGTGGGCCTGTTAAGACAGGGACGTAGCGCGCGCAAGCCGCGCACGCGAGGCGAAGACCGACGGGGCAAGCTGGTCGATATGGCAAGCATTCATATCCGGCCTCCGGAGGCCAATGAGCGGCAGATTGCCGGACACTGGGAAGGTGATCTGATCAAGGGGGCGGGCAACGGTTCAGCAGTGGGCACACTGATCGATCGAAGCACACTGTTCGTGATGCTGGTGAAGATGGAGGACAGTACTGCCGAAGCGGCGCTGAAGGCGTATAGCGCTGCGTTTGCGCCTCTAGATCCGGAACTGCTCAAGACCCTGACTTACGATCAGGGCAAGGAAATGGCGCTACACAAGAAGCTGGCCGAGACAACCGGCATCAAGGTGTATTTCTGTGATCCGCATAGCCCCTGGCAACGAGGTATCTGCGAGAACACCAACGGGCTGTTGCGCCAGTTCCTGCCGAAGGGAACAGACCTGTCAAAGTTCTCGCAGCGCGAGCTTGATGCGATTGCACTGAACCTGAATCGACGCCCTCGAAAAACACTTGGATGGCGCAGGCCAGGCGAAGTCTTCATTGATAACTGTGCAAAGCAAGGTATTGTCATCGATCCAGCTGTTGAACTTGGTATTTGA
- a CDS encoding tyrosine-type recombinase/integrase, with the protein MKPTCLHTGKSNAPSFASFPAHITDELHRYDAYLRDVRGLAAETRKNRLRVVGLLLRDRFERCAIDFRKVRPDDVRQFLSAQLRAGGSASYASHLAATLRSYLRYRIVCGDQPGKLSTVILSPVHWKLASLPRALKPEEVIRLLDAVAGARRWPKRSYVIVRLALDMGLRSSEIAHLMIRDIDWRAGTVTLRGTKSLRQDVMPLPMACGQALADYLQHERPATSHPAVFVRRVAGRDQPVTSTAIQKVIKRACRRSGLPHASAHALRHTLACRLVENGSSLKEVADLLRHRSLNTTLIYAKLDTPKLSAVALPWPGRPS; encoded by the coding sequence ATGAAGCCAACCTGTTTGCACACGGGCAAGTCCAACGCGCCGTCTTTTGCATCATTCCCGGCGCACATTACTGACGAATTGCATCGCTACGATGCCTATCTGCGCGATGTGCGAGGACTGGCGGCCGAGACCCGTAAGAACCGACTTCGCGTTGTCGGCCTGCTCTTGCGAGACAGATTCGAGCGGTGCGCTATCGACTTCAGAAAGGTGCGCCCCGACGATGTTCGCCAGTTTCTTTCGGCGCAGTTGAGAGCCGGTGGCTCGGCCTCTTATGCCTCCCATCTGGCAGCAACGTTACGTAGTTATCTGCGTTACCGGATCGTTTGCGGAGACCAGCCCGGCAAGCTCTCCACCGTCATTCTGAGTCCGGTCCACTGGAAGCTGGCATCCCTGCCACGTGCGCTCAAGCCAGAAGAAGTTATCCGCCTCCTGGACGCCGTTGCAGGCGCTCGGCGCTGGCCGAAGCGTAGCTATGTGATTGTCCGGCTGGCACTGGACATGGGGTTGCGTTCTAGCGAGATCGCACATCTCATGATCCGCGACATCGACTGGCGCGCAGGCACAGTGACGCTGAGAGGTACGAAGTCGCTGCGCCAGGACGTCATGCCGTTGCCGATGGCATGCGGGCAGGCGCTGGCTGACTATCTGCAACACGAACGTCCGGCGACCAGCCACCCGGCCGTCTTTGTCCGGCGGGTAGCAGGGCGAGACCAGCCCGTTACCTCGACGGCGATCCAGAAGGTGATCAAGCGGGCCTGCCGTCGTAGCGGTCTGCCGCACGCCAGTGCTCACGCACTTCGGCATACCCTGGCCTGTCGTCTCGTCGAGAACGGCAGTTCACTCAAGGAAGTGGCTGACCTGCTGCGTCACCGGTCGCTCAATACCACCCTGATCTACGCCAAGCTCGACACGCCGAAGCTGTCGGCAGTCGCTCTGCCGTGGCCGGGGAGGCCATCATGA
- a CDS encoding site-specific integrase, producing the protein MKYAIHDQVTLSQAPEGPLAAHLVSFADAISSQGYSAQSMKQQVRIAACFSRWLKKTGVSVQDICYDHATRYLRYRARHVQPYLGDRAALRHLIDFMRSEGVIPVEKTATRRAPPAEICAQAYAEYLRDAKALAATTVINYVPFIRDFLHHCFGDGRVNLSRLRAVDVVSFVQFHAPSLHLKRAKLMTTALRSFLRYARYRGDVTLDLAAAVPVVANWSMPSIPRAISAEQTRQLLASIDRQTSVGRRDYAILLLLARLGLRAGEVAFLELDDINWSAGQVSVRGKGGQRCELPLPADVGKAIAAYLRYGRPHSASRRVFLRAKAPITGFRGQSGVGSLVRNSLQRAGIDAPTMGAHQFRHGLATQMLSRGASLSEIGEVLGHHHPQTTKIYTSVDIKALRTLALPWPGGVR; encoded by the coding sequence GTGAAGTACGCCATTCATGATCAGGTCACGCTCTCTCAGGCGCCAGAAGGGCCGCTTGCAGCCCATTTGGTATCGTTTGCGGATGCGATCAGCTCCCAGGGATACAGCGCACAGTCCATGAAGCAGCAGGTACGTATCGCCGCATGCTTTAGTCGATGGCTTAAGAAGACAGGCGTCAGCGTACAGGACATCTGCTACGACCACGCGACACGGTATTTGCGCTATCGCGCCCGACATGTGCAACCTTACCTTGGAGATCGGGCTGCACTCCGTCATCTCATCGATTTTATGCGCAGTGAGGGCGTGATTCCCGTCGAGAAGACAGCAACACGTCGGGCGCCACCTGCGGAGATCTGTGCACAGGCATACGCAGAGTACTTGCGCGACGCTAAGGCTCTTGCCGCAACGACGGTCATTAATTACGTGCCATTCATCCGCGATTTTCTCCACCATTGCTTCGGTGACGGGAGGGTCAACTTATCGCGCCTACGTGCCGTGGATGTCGTGAGCTTCGTGCAGTTCCATGCACCAAGTTTGCATTTGAAGCGAGCCAAGCTAATGACCACTGCACTGCGCTCCTTTCTACGCTATGCGCGCTATCGCGGCGACGTTACGCTGGATCTGGCTGCCGCCGTTCCGGTCGTCGCCAACTGGTCGATGCCGTCAATTCCTCGAGCGATTTCTGCTGAGCAGACGCGGCAGCTGCTGGCTAGCATCGATAGACAGACCTCGGTTGGGCGTCGTGACTACGCCATCCTGCTCCTGCTCGCGCGATTGGGGTTACGCGCTGGTGAGGTGGCTTTTCTCGAACTCGACGACATCAACTGGAGCGCGGGCCAGGTGAGCGTCCGCGGCAAGGGCGGCCAACGCTGCGAGCTACCCTTACCCGCCGACGTCGGCAAGGCGATTGCCGCATATTTGCGGTACGGGCGTCCTCATAGCGCCAGTCGCCGCGTATTTTTGCGTGCAAAGGCGCCCATCACAGGTTTTCGTGGGCAAAGTGGCGTCGGCTCCCTCGTCCGGAATTCGCTTCAGCGCGCTGGCATCGACGCACCCACGATGGGTGCCCATCAGTTCCGCCACGGACTGGCCACCCAGATGTTGAGCCGTGGGGCCTCGCTCAGCGAGATCGGCGAGGTATTGGGACATCATCATCCACAAACAACGAAGATCTATACGTCGGTAGACATCAAGGCATTGCGCACACTTGCTTTGCCCTGGCCGGGAGGTGTGCGATGA
- a CDS encoding site-specific integrase, with product MTTSATFAPLLELFFTQRLMQQRQASPYTITSYRDTFRQLLKFVQQRLHKPPSRLNFEDIDAPLIVAFLDELEKHQGVSVRTRNLRLAAIHSFFHYAALETPTHSAQIQRVLAIPSKRFTRTLVHFLTRPEVDALLAAPDQGTWSGRRDHAFMLVAVQTGLRLSEMTGLKREDLILGAGAHVRVIGKGRRERCTPIARSTRAVLKAWLREPQRGDGTVLFPSARGERLSVHGVQYLLNKHRKTACEVCPSLKQKRVTVHCLRHTMAMDLLQQGVRRSVIALWLGHESVATTEIYIEATLAMKEQALEKATPRHGKPGRFKPTDELLDFLSSL from the coding sequence ATGACTACTTCAGCGACGTTCGCTCCACTACTGGAACTCTTCTTCACGCAGCGCCTGATGCAGCAGCGTCAGGCGAGCCCTTACACCATCACCTCCTATCGCGATACCTTTCGGCAACTTCTGAAGTTCGTGCAGCAGCGTTTGCATAAACCGCCGTCCCGGCTTAACTTCGAAGACATCGATGCGCCTTTGATTGTCGCGTTCCTCGATGAACTCGAGAAGCACCAGGGTGTCAGCGTTCGCACTCGCAATCTACGCCTCGCGGCAATTCATTCCTTCTTTCACTACGCAGCCCTCGAAACTCCGACTCATTCGGCGCAGATCCAGCGGGTGCTTGCTATCCCTAGCAAACGCTTCACGCGTACACTGGTCCACTTTTTGACGCGCCCTGAAGTCGACGCCTTGCTAGCCGCGCCTGATCAAGGCACCTGGTCTGGTCGGCGCGATCACGCCTTTATGTTGGTCGCCGTACAGACCGGCCTTCGCCTGTCCGAGATGACCGGTCTCAAACGTGAGGACCTGATCCTTGGCGCAGGCGCTCACGTGCGGGTGATCGGGAAAGGTCGGAGAGAGCGCTGTACACCCATCGCGAGATCCACACGCGCCGTACTGAAAGCGTGGTTGCGAGAACCACAACGTGGTGATGGCACGGTTCTGTTTCCCAGCGCGCGGGGTGAACGCCTCAGCGTCCATGGTGTGCAGTACCTGCTAAACAAGCACCGCAAGACCGCCTGTGAAGTCTGCCCGTCGTTGAAGCAAAAGCGGGTCACCGTCCACTGTTTGAGACACACCATGGCCATGGACCTTCTGCAACAAGGCGTTCGTCGCTCGGTCATCGCGTTGTGGCTCGGGCATGAATCGGTTGCGACAACGGAGATCTATATCGAAGCGACCCTTGCGATGAAAGAACAGGCCCTTGAGAAGGCAACTCCGCGACACGGCAAGCCTGGACGCTTCAAGCCGACAGACGAGCTTCTCGACTTTCTGAGCAGTCTTTAG
- a CDS encoding IS91 family transposase — MRPALEVADIFRRCGPNYRQTHADALSRAQRRAMSAIELCRTAALGGHVEQCDACGHQRIAYDSCRHRCCPKCQSLARAQWLERRRAELLPEVEYFHVVFTLPEPVAALAYQNKRVLYDMLFRTSAATLRAIAADPKHLGAEIGFLSVLHTWGQNLLHHPHVHCVVPGGGIAPDGERWIACRPGFFLPVRVLSRLFRRLFVEQLRRAFDDGGLRFHGQLEPLRDARAFAAWLAPVAHTEWVVYAKPPFGGAAQVLDYLGRYTHRVAISNNRLLSFDGHAVQFRWKDYRHDARHSTMTLTAEEFMRRFLLHVLPDGFKRIRSYGWLANCHRTQRLATCRQLLGVEPPAAASAEPGEDYRERYQRLTGRSLRDCPVCGKGHMLRIEDTPGSLPRAPPGPAHAR, encoded by the coding sequence ATGCGTCCGGCGCTTGAGGTGGCGGACATCTTCCGCCGCTGCGGCCCTAACTACCGGCAGACCCATGCCGACGCCCTCAGTCGTGCCCAGCGCCGCGCGATGAGCGCCATCGAGCTGTGCCGCACCGCCGCGCTCGGCGGTCATGTCGAGCAGTGCGATGCCTGCGGCCATCAGCGCATTGCCTACGACTCGTGCCGCCATCGCTGCTGTCCGAAGTGCCAGTCGCTTGCCCGCGCGCAGTGGCTGGAACGCCGACGCGCAGAGCTGCTCCCCGAAGTGGAGTACTTCCATGTCGTCTTCACGCTGCCCGAACCCGTTGCGGCACTCGCGTACCAGAACAAGCGCGTGCTCTACGACATGCTGTTCCGCACCAGCGCCGCGACGTTGCGCGCGATCGCCGCCGATCCGAAACACCTCGGCGCGGAGATCGGATTCCTCTCGGTTCTGCACACGTGGGGGCAGAATCTGCTGCACCATCCGCACGTGCACTGCGTCGTGCCGGGCGGCGGCATCGCCCCGGACGGCGAACGCTGGATCGCCTGCCGGCCGGGCTTCTTCCTGCCCGTGCGGGTGCTCTCGCGCCTGTTTCGCCGCCTGTTCGTCGAGCAACTGCGCCGCGCATTCGATGACGGCGGGCTGCGTTTCCATGGCCAGCTCGAGCCGCTGCGTGATGCCCGCGCATTCGCCGCCTGGCTCGCGCCCGTCGCTCACACGGAGTGGGTCGTCTACGCGAAGCCACCGTTTGGCGGTGCTGCACAGGTGCTCGATTACCTGGGCCGCTATACCCATCGCGTCGCCATCTCCAATAACCGGCTGCTGAGCTTCGACGGACACGCCGTGCAGTTCCGCTGGAAGGACTACCGGCACGACGCCCGGCACAGCACCATGACGCTCACGGCCGAGGAGTTCATGCGCCGCTTCCTGCTGCATGTGCTGCCCGACGGGTTCAAGCGCATCCGCAGCTACGGGTGGCTCGCCAACTGTCACCGGACGCAGCGCCTGGCCACCTGCCGGCAACTGCTCGGCGTCGAGCCTCCCGCCGCTGCGTCGGCCGAACCCGGCGAAGACTACCGTGAACGCTACCAGCGGCTCACCGGCAGGTCACTGCGGGACTGCCCCGTGTGCGGCAAGGGCCACATGCTTCGCATTGAAGATACGCCCGGCAGCCTCCCACGAGCCCCGCCTGGTCCTGCCCATGCGCGCTAG
- a CDS encoding tyrosine-type recombinase/integrase produces the protein MNTLRQAVKEYIDLRRSLGFKLREAGNALPDFVAFMERHRAPYVTQALALAWAQQPSDVRPAQWAQRLSYVRQFARHRSATDLRTEIPAPGLLPFQPKRARPYLYSTSEICALLQAALQMPYRYERGALLPWTYHCLFGLLSVSGMRLGEARNLELQDVDLTAGILTVRGAKLGKTRLVPLHASTCEVLANYIAKRQRHWAGRPVSSYLFVSSWGNRLDSGQIHRAFYALSRQIGLRGESDRHGPRLHDMRHVFATNTLVRWYRSDQDPERRLPILSAYLGHVHVEDTQWYLSASPELMREAMRRLEQRWEDVQ, from the coding sequence ATGAACACACTTCGACAAGCCGTTAAGGAGTACATCGATCTGAGGCGAAGCCTGGGATTCAAGCTGAGAGAGGCAGGCAATGCGCTACCAGATTTCGTCGCGTTTATGGAACGGCATCGTGCTCCCTACGTTACCCAGGCATTGGCTCTCGCGTGGGCTCAACAGCCATCGGATGTCCGGCCCGCGCAATGGGCGCAACGTCTGAGCTATGTACGACAGTTTGCGCGCCATCGCAGTGCTACCGATCTTCGCACCGAGATACCAGCGCCAGGCTTGTTACCGTTTCAACCGAAGCGGGCTAGACCGTACTTATATTCGACCAGCGAGATCTGCGCATTATTGCAGGCTGCACTCCAAATGCCATATCGTTATGAACGGGGTGCCCTGCTGCCGTGGACCTATCATTGCCTGTTCGGATTGCTGAGCGTATCAGGAATGCGTCTGGGTGAAGCGCGCAATCTCGAGCTACAGGACGTGGATCTGACCGCGGGGATATTGACTGTCCGCGGAGCGAAACTAGGCAAGACGAGATTGGTTCCTTTGCATGCCTCGACCTGCGAGGTGCTCGCAAACTATATCGCAAAACGCCAACGTCATTGGGCGGGGCGACCGGTATCCTCGTACCTGTTCGTGTCGAGCTGGGGCAACCGGCTGGACAGCGGTCAGATTCATCGCGCTTTCTATGCGTTGTCGCGGCAGATCGGCTTGCGCGGTGAGTCAGACCGTCACGGGCCGCGTCTGCACGATATGAGGCACGTGTTCGCAACCAACACACTTGTACGCTGGTACCGGTCCGATCAGGATCCCGAGCGTCGCCTACCAATCCTGTCGGCCTACCTCGGTCATGTCCACGTTGAGGATACGCAGTGGTATTTAAGCGCCTCGCCCGAACTGATGCGTGAGGCGATGCGTCGACTCGAACAACGCTGGGAGGACGTGCAATGA